Below is a window of Cytobacillus firmus DNA.
TTAGAAACATACGGCTGGAATGTTCTGCATGGTTTGAATTATGACTAGATACTAATATCATACGATAAGACCTTATAAAACTTCAACATTCTATTATGTACTGGATAATAATTTCTCTTTCCGTCCTATGTTCCATTTTAATATTTTTCTAAATGTTTGTGAAATGTTTCATTGGATTTAACCGAATTTCATCCAAAATCACTTCACATTCAGGACTTTTATACCATTTCCTGAAGCAATAGTTACCAAACTGCCAATAAAAAGAAAAGGGGAGCCCGCAAAGTTTTGCAGGCTCCCGCTACATTTTTATTTTTCAACCTGAAATTCAACAGCCACTGCCTCAAGCTTTCCAATTTCGTTTCTTACTTCCTGGATGATGTTGTTTGCAGCTGAAGCTGAATGATCTTTTGCTTTAACAGTAATTTGAACCTTCTTGCCATCGGCACGGACAAGCACATCTTCATAATCCATCGCTCTGATTAATGTTTCAAGCATCGCTTCCTTTTGTGCAATTTCATTTAATTCATCAATTTGATCTTTCGCCTTCATTCTTTCTTCGGCAGGAAGGTCAGTTTGACCAAGGACCTCCTGCAGGTCTTCCTTCATGCGGCTGCGCTCGTCATCAAGCTGAAGACGGAGATTTTCAAACATTTCATCACTGGCAGTGTTTGTAATGATCGCTTTGCCGTCTTCACTCTCAACTGACTCCATTTCACCCTGTGCCTTTTCTTCCATTCCAGCAAGGTCACTGCCTTTTTGCTCCGGTGATGTTACATAATAAACCGATAATACAACCACCAAACTCAGCATTGTTAATAGCCAGACCGTTTGTTTCTTTAAAAGCATCTATTATTCCCCCTTAGTTTTTTTAGGCATTACGGATACTCTATGGCTTGGAACATCCAGAGCTCTGGTTAC
It encodes the following:
- a CDS encoding SpoIIIAH-like family protein codes for the protein MLLKKQTVWLLTMLSLVVVLSVYYVTSPEQKGSDLAGMEEKAQGEMESVESEDGKAIITNTASDEMFENLRLQLDDERSRMKEDLQEVLGQTDLPAEERMKAKDQIDELNEIAQKEAMLETLIRAMDYEDVLVRADGKKVQITVKAKDHSASAANNIIQEVRNEIGKLEAVAVEFQVEK